A window from Falco naumanni isolate bFalNau1 chromosome 3, bFalNau1.pat, whole genome shotgun sequence encodes these proteins:
- the VPS4B gene encoding vacuolar protein sorting-associated protein 4B, with amino-acid sequence MAGATGNLQKAIDLASKAAQEDKAGNYEEAFRLYQHAVQYFLHVVKYEAQGDKAKQSIRMKCAEYLDRAEKLKEYLKKKEKSAPKPVKESGPTDGKGNDSDGEGESEDPEKKKLQNQLQGAIVMERPNVKWSDVAGLEGAKEALKEAVILPIKFPHLFTGKRTPWRGILLFGPPGTGKSYLAKAVATEANNSTFFSVSSSDLVSKWLGESEKLVKNLFQLARENKPSIIFIDEIDSLCGSRSENESEAARRIKTEFLVQMQGVGVDNEGILVLGATNIPWVLDSAIRRRFEKRIYIPLPEDHARAAMFKLHLGSTPNLLTESDYRELGKRTDGYSGADISIIVRDALMQPVRKVQSATHFKKVKGPSLSNPNTMVDLFTPCSPGDPEAIEMTWMEVPGDKLLEPQVSMVDMLRSLASTKPTVNEQDLEKLKKFTEDFGQEG; translated from the exons ATGGCGGGCGCCACCGGCAACCTGCAG AAAGCAATAGACCTTGCTAGCAAGGCAGCACAAGAAGATAAAGCAGGAAACTATGAGGAAGCCTTCCGCTTGTACCAACACGCTGTGCAGTATTTTCTCCATGTTGTTAAAT ATGAAGCACAGGGtgataaagcaaaacagagcatTAGAATGAAATGTGCAGAATACTTGgacagagcagaaaagctgaaagaatatctgaaaaagaaagaaaaatctgcaccAAAACCAGTTAAAGAGTCTGGTCCTACTGATGGAAAAGG GAATGATAGTGATGGGGAAGGGGAATCAGAGgatcctgaaaaaaagaagctacaGAATCAACTTCAAG GAGCAATTGTTATGGAGCGACCAAATGTCAAATGGAGTGATGTTGCTGGCCTTGAAGGTGCCAAAGAAGCACTTAAAGAAGCAGTGATCTTGCCCATTAAATTTCCACACCTGTTTACAG GAAAGAGAACACCTTGGAGAGGGATTCTCCTGTTTGGACCACCAGGAACAGGAAAGTCTTATTTAGCAAAAGCTGTGGCAACAGAAGCAAACAACTCTACCTTCTTCTCAGTATCTTCCTCTGACCTTGTCTCAAAGTGGTTAGGTGAAAGTGAAAA atTAGTGAAAAACTTGTTCCAGCTTGccagagaaaacaaaccttCTATTATCTTCATTGATGAGATAGATTCTCTCTGTGGGTCaagaagtgaaaatgaaagtgaGGCTGCTAGACGGataaaaacagaatttctaGTCCAGATGCAAG GGGTTGGTGTTGACAATGAAGGAATCTTGGTCTTAGGAGCAACAAACATACCCTGGGTTTTAGATTCTGCTATCAGGAGAAG GTTTGAGAAGCGTATTTATATTCCTTTACCTGAAGACCATGCCAGGGCAGCAATGTTCAAACTTCACCTTGGGTCAACTCCAAATCTCCTAACAGAATCAGATTATAGAGAGCTTGGAAAGAGAACTGATGGCTATTCTGGTGCAGATATAAGCATCATTGTACGTGATGCACTAATGCAACCTGTTAGAAAAGTGCAATCAGctactcattttaaaaaa gtGAAAGGACCATCACTGTCTAATCCAAATACAATGGTAGATTTGTTCACCCCTTGCTCTCCAGGTGATCCTGAAGCCATAGAAATGACATGGATGGAGGTTCCAGGTGACAAATTACTGGAGCCTCAAGTTTCCATG gTCGATATGCTCAGGTCGCTAGCTAGCACAAAACCAACAGTTAATGAACAGGACCTGGAGAAGTTAAAGAAGTTTACAGAAGACTTTGGTCAGGAAGGCTAA